In Aquiflexum balticum DSM 16537, a single genomic region encodes these proteins:
- a CDS encoding YdeI/OmpD-associated family protein — MKKSFASTLENFHTNLWQFHTPVPEDIALTFIEGDNRRIICQLNELPPYPAALMKSKEYWFVLINKSFRDQLKIQEGEKLTVHIEKDHSEYGHEMPEELQVLLDQDDLGNELFHALTKGKQRSLVYLVSKVKNSNSRLNKSLAIIEHLKDVKGKLDFRMLNEKIKYYNNLENNW; from the coding sequence ATGAAAAAATCTTTTGCCTCCACACTTGAAAATTTTCATACCAATCTATGGCAGTTCCATACTCCTGTACCTGAGGATATTGCCCTTACATTTATAGAAGGGGATAACAGGAGAATAATCTGCCAACTGAATGAACTGCCCCCCTATCCGGCTGCATTGATGAAAAGTAAGGAGTACTGGTTTGTACTGATCAATAAATCTTTTCGGGATCAACTTAAAATCCAAGAAGGTGAAAAACTCACCGTGCATATTGAAAAAGACCATTCAGAATATGGACATGAAATGCCCGAAGAATTGCAGGTGTTATTGGACCAGGATGATTTGGGAAATGAGTTATTCCATGCCCTGACTAAGGGAAAACAAAGAAGTCTTGTCTATCTGGTCAGCAAAGTCAAAAACTCCAATTCAAGACTCAACAAGTCCCTCGCCATTATCGAACATCTCAAGGATGTAAAAGGCAAGTTGGATTTCAGGATGTTGAATGAAAAAATCAAATACTACAACAACCTTGAAAACAATTGGTAA
- a CDS encoding class I SAM-dependent methyltransferase yields MMYTYDDEIAGHYAAFRPPLHELILDKFLSNLPLFKSGLDIGCGTGTSSIALAGYCEKVIGIDPSLSMLDRAAAHPQVTYLPFGGSQLNLFGEDFDIITFAGSLFYAKSQSLLDEVVRVGKNKSLILIYDFEIVCEEILARFGIQNQSGNTDYNHMVDFSGLELSKVEKVISLKEMIKINILAENLAHVFLAEEGIYPILKDKFPRHDLYEFVSNELSKQKLDELNVNIFLSVYQIKK; encoded by the coding sequence ATGATGTACACTTATGATGATGAGATAGCAGGGCATTATGCTGCTTTCAGGCCTCCACTGCATGAGTTGATATTGGACAAATTTCTTTCTAATCTTCCATTATTTAAATCGGGACTCGATATAGGATGTGGAACAGGGACTTCTTCAATTGCACTTGCGGGATATTGTGAAAAAGTGATCGGGATAGATCCCAGTCTGTCCATGCTTGACCGTGCAGCTGCCCATCCACAGGTCACTTATTTGCCCTTTGGTGGCAGCCAATTGAATTTATTTGGGGAAGATTTTGATATCATCACCTTTGCGGGGTCTTTGTTTTATGCCAAATCCCAAAGCTTATTGGATGAGGTAGTGCGGGTAGGGAAAAATAAAAGCCTGATTTTAATATATGATTTTGAAATTGTATGTGAGGAGATTTTGGCAAGATTTGGTATTCAAAACCAATCCGGAAATACCGATTATAACCACATGGTGGATTTTTCGGGATTGGAACTTTCCAAAGTGGAAAAAGTGATATCCTTAAAAGAAATGATAAAAATCAACATCCTTGCTGAAAATCTGGCGCACGTGTTTCTGGCAGAAGAGGGTATTTATCCGATCCTGAAAGATAAATTCCCGAGACATGATCTTTATGAATTTGTATCAAATGAGCTTTCCAAACAGAAATTGGATGAATTGAATGTCAATATTTTTTTATCTGTTTATCAAATCAAAAAATAA